A region from the Mycobacterium heidelbergense genome encodes:
- a CDS encoding TIGR03618 family F420-dependent PPOX class oxidoreductase, with translation MTALRDAVALAAAESGLAVVSTVRADATVQASLVNVGLLAHPATGEPALGFTTYGKVKLANLRARPQIAVTFRGGWRWATAEGRAELAGPDDPQPWLKGADQLRLLLREVFTAAGGTHDDWGEYDRVMAEERRAVVLIAPARVYGNG, from the coding sequence ATGACGGCACTGCGCGACGCCGTGGCACTGGCGGCGGCGGAAAGCGGCCTGGCGGTGGTGTCCACCGTGCGCGCCGACGCGACGGTGCAGGCCTCGCTGGTCAACGTCGGCCTGCTGGCGCACCCGGCAACCGGTGAGCCGGCGCTGGGGTTCACCACGTACGGCAAGGTCAAGCTGGCCAACCTGCGGGCGAGGCCGCAGATAGCCGTGACATTCCGCGGCGGATGGCGGTGGGCCACCGCCGAGGGCCGCGCGGAGCTGGCCGGCCCGGACGACCCGCAGCCCTGGCTGAAGGGCGCCGACCAGTTGCGGCTGTTGCTGCGCGAGGTCTTCACCGCCGCCGGCGGCACCCATGACGACTGGGGCGAGTACGACCGGGTGATGGCCGAGGAGCGGCGAGCGGTCGTGTTGATCGCGCCGGCCCGCGTCTACGGCAACGGCTGA